The DNA region TTTGAAATTACCAACGATAGCCAAATAAAAGCTTCGCAATTGGTAATTGATAACCTATCTTCATGCTGACCAGCTTCAAAACCCAATGATATATGACCATATTCATTTATATAGGTAAGTAAAGGTCCCTCTAGATATTCCTCAATTCCTAAAATGATGGGTATTGAAAAGTTTGAAGTAAACTTTCTGTTATTCAAAGAATCACTTATAGTAATAAACGGTTCTGTAGCTGCAGAAGTAGTATGTAAATCAATAAAATAAAATGGTCCTTTGTTTTGTGATAATATATTCTTAATAGTATTGTAAATCTCAATTTGCTCGTTTACATCTGAGTTAAATCCATTTACGGAAGTATTGATATATTCAATTTGACTTTCGGTCCATACCCTATTTAAATCAACTGTATCATAACGAATTCCTTTTTTTAGAGCATTAATGTTACCAGATATGGCATAAAAATTTCCTTCAAAGGAAATTGAATTGTCTTTTATCTTTCGTATTACATTATTTAATGCTATTATACCAGCTTTTTCATTACCATGGATACCAGCAATAATTACAACAGTTGGAGTTTCCTTTTTTCCATTTATATGAGCTAAAACTCTTTTAACCGAAACTTCTTTTTCAAAATCTTCAACCATTATTTTATTTTCACTAATCAACATATTCATCAATCCTTTTTAAATCATTTTTTGTAAAAATACCTACTAATGTATGGTTATCGACAACAGGTAAGCACCCAATATTATTTTTAATCATAATTGCTTTAGCTTCAGAAATTGAAATTTCAGGATGTACGGTAATAACATCTTTAATCATAAAGTCCTTAGCCACAATTAAATTTTCATTGGTTCTTTTTTCATAGTTCAATAAATTAGTTTTGGTAATTAATCCAGTTATTTTATTAGATTTATTTATAACAGGTAAATGACGTATTTTTTTCCATTCCATAACTTTGGCGACTAATTCCACCAAATCATTTTCATTGACTACAAAAAGTTCTGTGGTCATAGCTTTATAAATTTTATCATATCTATGGCTAAAATCTAAAACCTTTGTATTGGGCATTTTCCATTGGTGTACAGGTTTATTGGTGCGTTGGTTTTTATACATTTTATAGGTTAATAACATTGTACTTTCATCTTTAGAAACCCTTTTTCTAAGTTTTCTATAACTCCGCACTTGCCATTTACTACCAGTAATATTATTTGTAACTCGCTTTTCTATAATATTCAAATAGGTATCTATTTCTACAGGGTCAATATTAGATTTTAACAAACCGTTTCTAGCCATTGGAATTAATACATCTAAAGCCAATTTTTTTGCGGATATACCTTCATTAAACCAATTAAAATATGTATCCATACCCGTTCTAGCAGCATTAATAAAATTACCCCGAGCATCTTTGAAATGCATTTTCTTCCAAATGTTCTTATACCTATCTGGCATGCCTTGCATTACGCCTACCCATAATAAAGTATTTGCAATTTCGTCTTTTACACTTGGTCCGGATGGAATATATCTATTCTCAATACGTAAATGTGCTACGTTTTTATGTACACCATAGCACAACCTGTTCCATTTATATAAAGTGCCATTATGCAGATTTAATGCCTTTAGTTTGGGCATAACACCATTATCCAACAATTCAAGTGAATTCTTTTTAAAATTAGAAGTTACTAACGGAGCGTATCTAGAAATATCATCTGTAAATAATTCAATAATAGAGTTATAAACCCAATCATTTCCAAAAGAAACTCTGGGTTTTTGCTCTCTTAAAAGGTGTGAAGTTGTACGTAAGTCAACACTTTGCTTAAAAAGTGCTATTCTGGTTTCAGCCCATAATTCTCTATTTAACAAAAGAGGAGAGTTAGTCATCACTGACAATATTGGGCCAGCTATAGCTTGAGCCCAATTATATTTATCTACTATTTCATCCAAGTCTACTTGTAAATGCACTTGAAAACTTGTGTTACAAGCTTCAAAAAGAATAGAATCATGCTTTATAATTAATTCATCAACTCCACGTATTCGTAATTTAAAATCATCTCCCCTAATGTTTTTCATAACGGTATTTAGCGTTTGATAACGTTGTAGAGGTGTCATATTTTCAAATACTAAATCCTTTTTCTTTAAAGTAGGCAAAATACCGGTTAACAGTATCTTATTGTTATTTACTTCTTCAGCCGCTTTATGTGCTTTTTCTAATAGGGCTGTCAACTGATTTTCAATGTTGGAAAAACAGTTATTGGTAAGTTCTTCTGGATCTAAGTTTATTTCAAGGTTAAATAGGGCCAGTTCAGTTGTAAAATGTTTATCGTTAATTTTTTTTAAAATTTCTAATGCATTTTTTGAGGGGCGAAAATTTTTTTTGGTTATACAGAGTTCTTGCTCTGCACCAACACGTTGAATTCCCTTTTCAAAAAGGTCATCATTTATCATTTTCTCAAGTGCTTTTACATCATTGAGTAAATGATAGACAAACTTTTTTCGCTGTTTTTGAGACGTTATGGCTTTAACAGATTGAGAACCCATATTATTAGTTTTAGGTAATATCTGCTAAATAAATAAAATATTTAGAAAATTAAAATGATTTTTATCATGAATTCTATTG from Aureibaculum sp. 2308TA14-22 includes:
- a CDS encoding succinylglutamate desuccinylase/aspartoacylase domain-containing protein, which gives rise to MNMLISENKIMVEDFEKEVSVKRVLAHINGKKETPTVVIIAGIHGNEKAGIIALNNVIRKIKDNSISFEGNFYAISGNINALKKGIRYDTVDLNRVWTESQIEYINTSVNGFNSDVNEQIEIYNTIKNILSQNKGPFYFIDLHTTSAATEPFITISDSLNNRKFTSNFSIPIILGIEEYLEGPLLTYINEYGHISLGFEAGQHEDRLSITNCEAFIWLSLVISKCVKKNQIKNYKHYQHLLSKNKGDQDFYEIKFKYGIDKGENFNMVDGFENFQKITKNQLLAYSNSQKIKSTLNGKVFMPLYQKQGNDGFFIIKPISKFWLNLSKSVRKLKLYQLLRILPGIKQDKTNRYVLIVNPKTARFLADEIFHLFGYRKKVKKEDKWYFIKRDREVSRFS
- a CDS encoding CBS domain-containing protein; the protein is MGSQSVKAITSQKQRKKFVYHLLNDVKALEKMINDDLFEKGIQRVGAEQELCITKKNFRPSKNALEILKKINDKHFTTELALFNLEINLDPEELTNNCFSNIENQLTALLEKAHKAAEEVNNNKILLTGILPTLKKKDLVFENMTPLQRYQTLNTVMKNIRGDDFKLRIRGVDELIIKHDSILFEACNTSFQVHLQVDLDEIVDKYNWAQAIAGPILSVMTNSPLLLNRELWAETRIALFKQSVDLRTTSHLLREQKPRVSFGNDWVYNSIIELFTDDISRYAPLVTSNFKKNSLELLDNGVMPKLKALNLHNGTLYKWNRLCYGVHKNVAHLRIENRYIPSGPSVKDEIANTLLWVGVMQGMPDRYKNIWKKMHFKDARGNFINAARTGMDTYFNWFNEGISAKKLALDVLIPMARNGLLKSNIDPVEIDTYLNIIEKRVTNNITGSKWQVRSYRKLRKRVSKDESTMLLTYKMYKNQRTNKPVHQWKMPNTKVLDFSHRYDKIYKAMTTELFVVNENDLVELVAKVMEWKKIRHLPVINKSNKITGLITKTNLLNYEKRTNENLIVAKDFMIKDVITVHPEISISEAKAIMIKNNIGCLPVVDNHTLVGIFTKNDLKRIDEYVD